One Salvelinus namaycush isolate Seneca chromosome 4, SaNama_1.0, whole genome shotgun sequence genomic window carries:
- the LOC120045641 gene encoding homeobox protein HMX3-like produces the protein MPETAQETCTPVKDSPFFIKNLLNCDSKPSKPKPIFASAKVAFEGGFSLSQVGDFNFPRFELPTQRFALPAHYLERASAWWYPYTLSAASHLHRTEVAEKARARDSSPTSCTDRDSPDLVLKSDPDSKEDEDNKSGDEIVLEESDPEDTKKDSGVDDWKKNEDGGDKKACRKKKTRTVFSRSQVFQLESTFDMKRYLSSSERAGLAASLHLTETQVKIWFQNRRNKWKRQLAAELEAANLSHATAQRIVRVPILYHENSASETGSATGNVPVSQPLLTFPHHLYYSHPIVTSVPLLRPV, from the exons ATGCCCGAGACGGCGCAAGAGACGTGCACTCCGGTGAAAGACTCTCCCTTCTTCATTAAGAACTTGCTGAACTGTGATAGTAAACCATCCAAACCCAAGCCCATCTTCGCCTCGGCAAAGGTAGCTTTTGAAGGGGGCTTTTCTCTATCCCAGGTCGGGGACTTCAACTTTCCTCGCTTTGAGTTACCCACACAGAGGTTTGCCTTACCCGCGCACTATCTGGAGCGAGCCTCAGCATGGTGGTATCCCTACACACTCAGTGCAGCCAGTCATCTACACAGAACCGAAG TTGCGGAGAAGGCAAGAGCAAGAGACTCCTCTCCAACCTCGTGCACGGATCGCGACTCGCCAGACCTGGTGCTCAAATCTGACCCAGACAGCAAAGAAGACGAGGACAACAAAAGTGGGGATGAAATAGTTCTTGAAGAGAGTGATCCTGAGGACACAAAGAAAGACAGTGGGGTAGACGACTGGAAGAAAAACGAGGACGGTGGGGACAAGAAAGCATGTCGAAAAAAGAAAACACGCACAGTGTTCTCCCGGAGTCAGGTGTTTCAGCTCGAGTCCACCTTTGACATGAAACGCTACTTGAGCAGTTCGGAGAGGGCCGGATTGGCAGCGTCCTTGCACCTGACAGAGACCCAGGTAAAGATTTGGTTCCAGAACAGAAGAAATAAATGGAAGAGACAGCTTGCAGCTGAACTAGAGGCTGCCAATCTGAGCCACGCCACTGCACAGAGGATAGTGCGAGTGCCCATCCTCTACCACGAGAACTCTGCCTCAGAGACTGGCAGTGCGACCGGGAACGTGCCTGTGAGCCAGCCGCTCCTCACCTTCCCTCACCACCTCTATTACTCTCACCCAATCGTCACCTCTGTGCCGCTACTCAGACCGGTCTGA